Genomic DNA from Desulfobaccales bacterium:
CCGGCTATTCAAAACCATTGACATAGGGAACTTCGAACCGCTATATTAGGGACCGACCGGTCGGTTTCTATCTTGCAGGAGTTCACGCGATGTCACTCAAAGACAGGATTATCCACGAGTCTTTGCGCCAATTTTCCAGCAAAGGTTTCATGAGCACGTCCATCAGTGACATCCTGGAAGCCGTGGGCACTTCCAAAGGCGGGCTTTACAATCACTTCAAGAGCAAAGAGGACCTTTTCTTCGCGGCCCTGAGTGAAGCCCGGAAAATCTGGCGGCAGCGCAATTTGGCCGACTTGGACCGCTGGGAGCGACCCTTGGACAAACTCAAGCAGATCCTGGAGAATTATCGGGATCAATATTTGGCGGACTCGGAAAACTTTCCGGGAGGTTGTGTCTTTGTCGCCCTGGCGGTGGAATTACACGACCAGCAACCCCACCTGGCCCAAGAAGTGAATGAAGGCTTCGAACGATTCAAGGGCCTGATTAAACGCCTTCTGGACCAAGAAAAGGCAGTCGGCAAGCTGAAAAAGGGTATCGATACCGGCATGGCGGCCGAAGTAATCTTCTCAGGTATTCTGGGGGCTTGCGTCGCGTATACCTCAGACAAATCGAAGGAGAACCTGGATCACACAATCAAAGGCCTTATTGACTTCTTGACCATGATCAGTCTCTGAAATTTCTTTGTACGCCAGGTCCTCCATCCCTTTCGGAAAAGGCAGAAATTTTTTTAGGCGAAATCGGGGGGCCGGTCGGTCTCATCCTAAAAGGAGGTATTTTTATGGACTTCAAATTTTCGGAAAGAGAAGAGTTGCTCAGAAAATCGGCCAGAGAGTTCGCGGAGAGTGAGATTACCCCCAGAATAGACGCTATGGAAGAGACCGGGGATTTCTCCATGGACCTTCTGAAGCCCATGGCGAAATTGGGGATCACCGGCATCATTGCCCCCCGGGAGTACGAAGGCATCGGCTTGGGATATATGGCCCGAACCATCGTGCTGGAGGAAATGGCCCGGGTCTGTGCGGCCGTCTCCATGGGGATGCAGGTCCACCACATGGCCATCGCTGCGCTTAAAGATTTCGGCACTGAGGACCAAAAAAAGAAGTACCTGCCTCCCCTGGCCCGGGGCGAAACCATGGGATGCGTGGCCGTAACCGAACCTTCCGGGGGCTCGGACCTCTTGGGGATGCAGTCCACCGCCGCACTACAAGGCGATAAATGGGTTTTAAACGGCCGGAAATGCTTCATCACCAATTCCCATACGTCTGATTATTGGGTGGTCATCGCCAGAACCGGGGAGGGTCCCAAAGGACTTTCGGCCTTCATCGTCGACAAGGAGGCCCCCGGCGCCAAGACGGGGCGAGTGGAGCACAAAGTCGGACTCCGGGGTTCCAATACCGGCGAACTGGTGTTCGATAATTGCGCCATCCCCCGGGAAAATATCTTGGGCCAGGAAGGCGGCGGCCTGGGGGTAGCCCTGAAGACCGTCAGTG
This window encodes:
- a CDS encoding TetR/AcrR family transcriptional regulator; translation: MSLKDRIIHESLRQFSSKGFMSTSISDILEAVGTSKGGLYNHFKSKEDLFFAALSEARKIWRQRNLADLDRWERPLDKLKQILENYRDQYLADSENFPGGCVFVALAVELHDQQPHLAQEVNEGFERFKGLIKRLLDQEKAVGKLKKGIDTGMAAEVIFSGILGACVAYTSDKSKENLDHTIKGLIDFLTMISL
- a CDS encoding acyl-CoA dehydrogenase family protein; amino-acid sequence: MDFKFSEREELLRKSAREFAESEITPRIDAMEETGDFSMDLLKPMAKLGITGIIAPREYEGIGLGYMARTIVLEEMARVCAAVSMGMQVHHMAIAALKDFGTEDQKKKYLPPLARGETMGCVAVTEPSGGSDLLGMQSTAALQGDKWVLNGRKCFITNSHTSDYWVVIARTGEGPKGLSAFIVDKEAPGAKTGRVEHKVGLRGSNTGELVFDNCAIPRENILGQEGGGLGVALKTVSESGRTGMAATALGILQACYEEAAKFASERVLYGKPISALQAISFYVAEIYTDLEICRLLCYRASWMKDQNMRFDTESAMAKSYTCDAAARCAKKAIEIHGAYGIMKEYKVQRLLRDAMVTISAGGTGEIGKVVIGRAALAPYYKKA